In the Leptolyngbya sp. SIO1E4 genome, one interval contains:
- a CDS encoding MOSC domain-containing protein: MSGYIVQISVSKGGVPKLAVPQADVTTMGLVGDEHSNPNIHGGPEKAVCLWSLEVIETLQQEGHTLAPGFAGENVTIAGLDWAQVTPGCCLQLGNEVLLEIASYTTPCRKNMRWFSNKRYSRISQKHYPGSSRVYARVLKSGQMRQGDTVAIAPHPDIPPAVIGET, encoded by the coding sequence ATGAGCGGATATATCGTGCAAATTAGTGTCTCCAAAGGCGGAGTGCCAAAATTAGCGGTTCCCCAGGCAGATGTCACGACAATGGGCTTAGTGGGAGACGAGCATAGCAATCCAAATATCCATGGTGGGCCTGAGAAAGCCGTTTGTTTATGGTCCCTAGAAGTGATTGAAACCCTGCAACAAGAAGGGCACACTTTAGCACCCGGCTTTGCGGGAGAAAATGTGACGATCGCAGGCCTAGATTGGGCTCAGGTAACCCCCGGATGCTGCCTGCAGCTAGGCAATGAAGTGTTGTTAGAAATCGCCAGCTATACGACTCCGTGCCGCAAAAATATGCGCTGGTTCTCCAACAAGCGCTACAGTCGCATCAGTCAGAAGCACTATCCTGGTAGCAGCCGTGTGTATGCGCGAGTCCTGAAGTCGGGGCAGATGCGACAGGGTGACACGGTAGCGATCGCACCGCATCCTGATATCCCCCCTGCCGTTATTGGCGAGACTTAA
- a CDS encoding acylphosphatase → MERIRIIVRGLVQGVGYRYNTLAKASQLGLTGYVKNLPDGTVEIVAEGPSPSLNQLLDWARQGPPAAEVQQVDVTYDTANGEFGNFSIER, encoded by the coding sequence ATGGAACGAATTCGCATTATTGTTCGTGGGCTAGTCCAAGGAGTTGGGTATCGCTACAACACCCTTGCAAAGGCGTCTCAGCTGGGCCTTACGGGGTATGTCAAAAATCTGCCTGACGGCACGGTTGAAATCGTTGCTGAAGGGCCGTCGCCATCCCTCAATCAGCTTTTAGACTGGGCCAGACAGGGGCCTCCAGCCGCCGAGGTTCAACAAGTTGATGTAACCTACGACACCGCCAATGGAGAATTTGGCAATTTCTCGATTGAACGCTAG
- a CDS encoding endonuclease/exonuclease/phosphatase family protein yields the protein MATTLLSWWSFNNTNNDSDLLNSTGDDNARDNFGHLLDNNDPFDDGFYDPATSISGVTPQAPGEGRLYPVQDSFSGNPGALIFETDPGAGIPNISDFGAYIDVTDLTGDNFATGTGDNWGTFSGTGLNRPFGTFAGGSLSIVGSGNNGKFFDVEADLTGFENIDISWAQRGTSTGFNSREVSVSTDGGTNFTTIYTDAGALSSTWEVETADAGSLLDNAANAIIRFTVDGATSSGGNNRFDNLQLTASEASGTPNIFINEVDVDTPTNPVNDSLEFVELYDGGLGNTSLEGLTVVFFNGNGDAAYQAFDLDGFSTDADGFFVLGNAGVANVDLVFPVNTLQNGADAVAIYQADAADFPNGTSVTTTNLLDAVVYDTSDSDDSGLLTGLGQSTQFNENSNGNGANESNSRVPDGTGSFVAQAPTPGVTNELPTVIASIYEIQGAGHVSPFVLNGSTVADFFDNLPSNTFNITGDAVTTQGVVTAVDSDGFYIQDPDGDGNIATSDAIFVFTDADPGVTVGESVQVEATVAEFFPGRTRTRNLPSTQLIDPTVTTLSDSLGTVESTLIGNGGRVPPTENIDDDAFGSFDPVSDGIDFFESLEGMLVTAQDLVAVAPTNRFGEIFTVTDLDPNTPGIQGASGISDRGTLNISPDDFNPEKIQIDEDSGIFDFDFPEVNAGDVLGDVTGVVGYGFGNFEIYPTEDFTANIESAGLQPESTSLEGTADQLTVATYNVLNLDPLVEDVNNVDDNDPDDVDDDIGDGRFTAIAEQIVNNLNSPDIIGLQEVQDNTGAEINDGVTSASDTLQLLIDEIAAAGGPQYAFIDNTFITEGQSGGQPGGNIRTAYLYNPERVNLVDNSVQTIGSQASGEAFDGARLPLVATFEFNGEEVTVVNNHFSSKGGSAPILGIEQPFDERQEDVSVNGSLDERQAQSAAVQDFVSDALNADSDANVVVLGDLNEFEFISPVTGLESAGLTNLVNTLPEDERYSFIFQGNSQKLDHILVSDSLNATAEFDVVHANSEFAETASRASDHDPAVARFTFEPAANVINGTDGNDNLNGTGAAEVFNGFDGNDTINGNGGEDTYFAGAGNDNVNGSNAAEYIDGGSGNDTINGNGGEDEIFGREGNDRINGSGASEFIDGGAGNDEINGNGGNDTLIGGDGDDIIRTGSGNDLIDSGSGNDQIQLNGGSDTVVLATGEGFDRIENFQLGNTQFDISVGVGDLTFQRVNNGVEISINDDLLAFVNNTQVSTFENNLNNIFV from the coding sequence ATGGCTACGACTTTACTAAGTTGGTGGAGTTTTAATAACACCAATAACGACTCTGATCTCCTGAACTCAACCGGTGATGACAACGCTCGGGATAATTTTGGTCACCTGTTGGATAATAACGATCCCTTTGATGATGGCTTTTATGACCCAGCGACTTCGATAAGTGGTGTGACCCCACAAGCTCCTGGTGAAGGTCGTTTATATCCCGTGCAAGATTCCTTTTCTGGCAATCCAGGAGCGCTGATTTTCGAGACTGATCCAGGCGCAGGGATTCCCAATATCTCCGACTTTGGTGCTTATATTGATGTCACCGATCTCACGGGTGATAACTTTGCAACTGGAACCGGTGATAACTGGGGAACTTTCAGTGGTACTGGTTTGAACCGCCCCTTTGGCACCTTTGCAGGGGGTTCGCTCTCGATTGTTGGCAGCGGAAATAACGGTAAATTTTTTGATGTTGAAGCTGATTTAACCGGCTTTGAAAATATCGATATTAGCTGGGCGCAACGCGGAACGAGCACCGGTTTTAACAGCCGTGAAGTCTCTGTTTCGACCGATGGAGGGACTAACTTTACAACAATTTATACCGATGCAGGTGCGCTCTCTAGCACCTGGGAAGTTGAGACCGCAGATGCGGGTAGCCTTTTAGACAACGCTGCAAATGCCATCATTCGATTCACGGTGGACGGGGCGACTAGTTCTGGAGGCAATAATCGGTTTGACAACCTTCAACTCACGGCGAGTGAAGCCAGTGGCACCCCTAACATTTTCATCAACGAGGTTGATGTTGACACCCCCACGAATCCGGTCAATGATTCGCTAGAGTTCGTAGAACTTTACGATGGCGGCCTGGGCAATACGTCACTGGAGGGGTTAACCGTTGTTTTCTTCAACGGCAACGGGGATGCCGCCTACCAAGCGTTTGACCTAGACGGTTTCAGCACTGATGCAGATGGCTTCTTCGTTCTGGGCAATGCGGGTGTTGCCAATGTTGATTTAGTCTTTCCTGTCAATACGCTGCAGAATGGTGCCGATGCCGTCGCTATCTATCAGGCGGATGCTGCGGACTTCCCCAATGGCACCTCAGTCACTACGACCAACCTGCTGGATGCTGTGGTTTATGACACCAGCGATAGCGATGACAGCGGTCTCCTCACAGGCTTAGGGCAGAGCACGCAATTCAACGAAAATAGCAACGGGAATGGGGCCAATGAGTCTAATAGCCGGGTTCCAGATGGTACCGGTTCCTTTGTCGCCCAAGCACCGACGCCAGGGGTCACTAACGAGCTTCCTACAGTCATTGCTTCCATCTATGAGATTCAGGGGGCGGGTCACGTTTCGCCTTTCGTTCTCAATGGCAGCACCGTTGCTGATTTCTTTGATAACCTCCCCTCCAACACCTTCAACATCACTGGTGATGCGGTGACCACTCAGGGGGTTGTCACTGCAGTGGATTCTGATGGCTTCTACATCCAGGATCCAGATGGAGACGGAAATATTGCCACCTCCGACGCCATCTTTGTCTTTACCGATGCTGACCCTGGCGTAACGGTGGGTGAGTCGGTGCAAGTGGAAGCCACCGTGGCGGAATTCTTCCCCGGCAGAACCCGAACCCGCAACTTGCCCAGTACTCAACTGATTGATCCGACCGTCACCACTCTGTCCGACTCCTTAGGGACGGTGGAGTCTACTTTGATCGGCAATGGGGGACGCGTTCCGCCCACTGAAAACATTGATGATGATGCTTTCGGTTCATTTGACCCCGTAAGTGATGGTATCGATTTCTTTGAGTCTTTAGAAGGCATGCTGGTCACGGCTCAGGATCTGGTGGCTGTGGCGCCCACCAACCGCTTCGGCGAAATCTTTACGGTGACCGATCTTGATCCCAATACGCCCGGCATCCAGGGGGCATCAGGCATCTCCGATCGCGGCACCCTGAACATCAGCCCCGACGACTTCAATCCTGAGAAGATTCAAATCGACGAAGACTCTGGCATTTTTGACTTTGACTTCCCCGAGGTGAATGCAGGGGATGTCTTGGGTGATGTGACCGGTGTGGTTGGGTATGGCTTCGGCAACTTTGAAATCTACCCCACGGAAGACTTCACGGCCAACATTGAGTCTGCGGGCTTGCAGCCAGAATCTACCAGCTTAGAGGGAACCGCCGATCAGCTTACGGTTGCGACCTACAACGTGCTCAACCTGGATCCCCTGGTGGAGGATGTCAACAACGTAGACGATAACGACCCTGACGATGTTGATGACGATATTGGCGATGGTCGCTTTACCGCTATTGCTGAGCAAATTGTCAATAATCTGAACTCCCCTGACATCATTGGCCTGCAGGAAGTGCAAGACAACACCGGGGCTGAGATTAATGACGGTGTTACCTCTGCCAGCGACACCCTACAGCTGTTAATTGATGAGATTGCTGCTGCCGGGGGGCCTCAGTATGCGTTCATCGACAACACCTTCATCACTGAAGGTCAGAGCGGCGGGCAGCCGGGGGGGAACATCCGCACCGCCTACCTGTACAATCCAGAGCGCGTCAACCTGGTTGATAATTCGGTTCAAACCATTGGTAGTCAGGCATCGGGTGAAGCGTTTGATGGGGCTCGTCTGCCGCTGGTTGCCACCTTCGAGTTCAATGGCGAAGAAGTGACTGTGGTTAACAATCACTTCTCGTCTAAGGGGGGGAGTGCTCCCATTCTCGGCATTGAGCAACCCTTCGATGAGCGCCAGGAAGATGTATCGGTCAACGGCAGTTTGGACGAGCGGCAAGCCCAGTCTGCAGCGGTTCAAGACTTTGTCTCCGACGCTCTGAATGCTGACAGCGACGCCAATGTCGTGGTTCTAGGTGACCTGAACGAGTTCGAGTTCATTTCCCCTGTTACGGGTTTAGAGAGCGCGGGGCTCACCAACCTGGTGAATACCTTGCCAGAAGACGAGCGCTACAGCTTCATCTTCCAGGGCAACTCCCAAAAGTTAGACCACATCCTGGTCAGTGACAGCCTTAACGCCACCGCTGAGTTCGATGTGGTGCATGCCAACAGCGAGTTCGCAGAAACAGCCAGTCGGGCCAGCGATCATGACCCTGCTGTGGCCCGATTCACCTTCGAGCCAGCTGCAAATGTCATTAATGGAACGGACGGTAACGATAACCTGAACGGTACCGGTGCTGCAGAAGTCTTTAACGGTTTTGACGGTAATGACACCATTAACGGCAATGGTGGTGAAGATACCTATTTTGCTGGGGCCGGTAATGACAACGTCAATGGCAGCAATGCCGCTGAGTACATTGATGGCGGTAGCGGCAACGACACCATTAATGGCAATGGTGGAGAAGATGAAATCTTCGGACGTGAGGGCAACGATCGCATCAACGGCAGCGGCGCCTCTGAATTTATCGACGGGGGTGCTGGCAATGATGAAATCAACGGCAACGGTGGCAATGATACTCTGATTGGCGGCGATGGCGATGACATCATCCGCACGGGGTCTGGCAATGACCTGATTGATAGCGGCTCTGGGAATGACCAGATTCAGCTCAATGGCGGGTCTGATACCGTTGTTCTGGCCACTGGCGAAGGCTTCGATCGCATCGAGAATTTCCAGTTGGGCAACACCCAGTTTGATATCAGCGTTGGGGTGGGTGACCTTACCTTCCAACGGGTGAATAACGGGGTTGAAATCAGCATCAACGATGACCTGCTGGCCTTTGTGAATAACACTCAGGTCAGCACCTTTGAGAATAATCTCAACAACATATTTGTGTAG
- a CDS encoding 5'-nucleotidase C-terminal domain-containing protein produces MADFTLELLHTADQEAGIPALDDAPRFSAVLNALKAQDLGDDGIEDNTLVLSSGDAILPGLFFEASEDVFGGAGRADILIQNELGFQAIALGNHEFDLGTEFLAGLIAGSEEDGFEGTAFPYLSSNLDFSTDPNLAGLVVEDAQAPQANSLAASTVIDVNGERIGVVGATTPTITTVASPGDVTVLPGDFDGVPTDAQLDALAAEIQEDVDALLSANPDIDKVIVLSHMQQIAIEQALAERLSNVDIIMAGGSNTRLFDDNDRPRDGDTVQGEYPTFINDADGNPVAVISTDGNYKYVGRLVIDFDENGVIIPDSYDSEVSGAYATDEQGVADLGAENLVDPEIQAIVDDLEAVINEKESNVFGISDVYLDGRRGSVRTQETNLGNLTADANLEVAREITGDDSIVVSIKNGGGIRDDIGQVIVPPGGTVDPAFLPNEEIPGVKPEGGISETDIINTLRFNNDLTVLDITAEGLLAVLEHGIAASSPDDSNTQGRFPQVSGIEFSFDLTDEPGDRIQSAAIKAEDGTVLDVLVEDGELVGDPNRSIRIVTLGFLANERFDDAGNPTGVGGDGYPFPAFGSNYQPLEAPEDAPRTGNATFAPDGTEQDALAEYLFDNFLDTPFTDADTGRDEDTRIQNLAFREDTVLEGASGGAEPVELIGTSGDNELDGGDGDDLVAGDLGNDVIRGGNGNDLLRGDRNDRNAQVGEAGGDDIIFGGAGNDRIGGKSGDDQLFGEAGDDTIWGDDGDDLLRGGLGNDTLTGDNSSGGQGADTFVLAAGEGTDTITDFEVGIDTLQIIGVSSLEALSLSGNTIALGEETLAILTGVNTNTLTASDFDFVA; encoded by the coding sequence ATGGCTGATTTTACGCTTGAACTATTGCATACCGCAGACCAAGAAGCAGGGATTCCCGCTCTGGACGATGCGCCTCGCTTCTCTGCAGTTCTCAATGCGCTGAAGGCACAAGACTTAGGCGACGATGGTATTGAAGATAATACACTGGTGCTCTCTTCTGGAGACGCCATTCTGCCGGGTTTATTTTTCGAGGCCTCTGAAGATGTCTTTGGAGGGGCCGGTCGAGCCGACATTTTGATTCAGAACGAATTAGGCTTCCAGGCGATCGCCCTAGGCAACCATGAGTTTGACCTGGGTACCGAGTTTCTGGCAGGGCTCATCGCAGGCAGTGAGGAAGATGGCTTTGAGGGAACAGCATTCCCTTACCTGAGTTCTAATCTGGATTTCTCTACGGATCCTAACCTCGCTGGGCTGGTGGTTGAGGATGCTCAAGCCCCCCAAGCAAACAGCCTCGCTGCTAGTACAGTTATTGACGTAAACGGCGAAAGAATTGGTGTTGTGGGTGCTACAACCCCCACCATCACCACCGTTGCCAGCCCTGGGGATGTTACGGTGCTGCCGGGTGATTTTGATGGGGTGCCCACCGATGCTCAGCTAGATGCTTTGGCTGCTGAAATTCAGGAAGATGTGGATGCTCTGCTGAGCGCCAACCCGGATATTGATAAGGTGATCGTGCTGTCTCACATGCAGCAGATTGCGATCGAGCAAGCCCTGGCCGAGCGTCTGAGCAATGTAGACATCATTATGGCTGGGGGCTCGAATACCCGTCTGTTTGATGACAACGATCGCCCCCGAGATGGTGACACCGTTCAGGGCGAATACCCCACCTTCATTAATGATGCGGATGGCAACCCGGTCGCCGTGATCAGCACCGACGGTAACTACAAGTATGTCGGTCGCTTAGTCATTGACTTTGACGAAAACGGCGTCATCATCCCTGACAGCTACGATTCTGAGGTGAGCGGTGCCTACGCCACCGATGAGCAAGGGGTGGCTGACCTCGGGGCTGAAAATCTGGTAGATCCTGAAATTCAAGCCATCGTAGATGATCTAGAAGCTGTCATCAACGAGAAAGAAAGCAATGTCTTCGGTATCAGCGACGTTTACCTCGACGGGAGACGGGGCAGCGTCCGCACCCAGGAAACTAACCTCGGGAATTTGACCGCAGATGCCAACCTGGAAGTGGCCCGCGAAATTACCGGTGATGACAGCATCGTGGTTTCCATCAAGAATGGGGGTGGCATCCGTGATGACATCGGTCAGGTAATTGTGCCGCCTGGGGGCACGGTGGATCCGGCCTTCTTGCCCAACGAAGAAATCCCAGGGGTTAAGCCTGAAGGGGGAATTTCTGAAACCGACATTATCAATACCCTGCGGTTCAACAACGATTTGACGGTGTTGGATATTACGGCTGAGGGTCTATTGGCAGTGCTGGAGCATGGGATTGCTGCCAGCAGCCCGGACGACTCCAACACCCAGGGGCGTTTCCCACAGGTAAGCGGTATCGAATTCAGCTTTGACTTGACGGACGAGCCGGGCGATCGCATCCAGTCTGCAGCAATCAAGGCTGAAGATGGCACGGTTCTAGATGTGCTGGTTGAAGACGGCGAACTTGTAGGTGACCCCAACCGCAGCATTCGGATCGTTACCCTGGGCTTCTTGGCCAATGAGCGTTTTGATGATGCGGGCAACCCCACCGGGGTTGGCGGCGATGGGTATCCTTTTCCCGCCTTCGGCAGCAACTATCAGCCCCTAGAGGCACCCGAAGATGCGCCCCGCACCGGTAACGCCACCTTCGCTCCAGACGGGACTGAGCAAGATGCGCTGGCGGAATACCTGTTCGATAACTTCCTGGACACTCCCTTCACGGATGCAGACACGGGACGTGATGAGGATACTCGCATTCAGAACCTGGCGTTCCGAGAGGACACTGTCCTCGAGGGTGCCAGTGGTGGTGCAGAACCCGTGGAACTCATCGGCACCAGTGGCGACAACGAACTCGACGGCGGCGATGGCGACGATCTCGTTGCGGGTGACCTGGGCAATGACGTGATCCGAGGCGGTAACGGCAATGACTTGCTGCGGGGAGATCGCAACGATCGCAACGCTCAGGTCGGCGAAGCCGGGGGCGATGACATCATTTTTGGGGGTGCAGGTAATGACCGTATTGGCGGCAAGAGCGGCGACGATCAACTCTTTGGCGAAGCGGGTGACGACACCATCTGGGGTGACGACGGGGACGATCTGCTGCGCGGCGGCCTCGGCAATGACACCCTCACGGGTGACAACTCCTCCGGCGGTCAAGGGGCTGATACCTTCGTTCTAGCAGCTGGTGAAGGCACCGACACCATTACTGACTTCGAAGTCGGCATCGACACGCTACAAATCATCGGTGTCAGCAGCCTGGAAGCCCTTTCCCTGAGCGGTAACACGATCGCCCTTGGAGAAGAGACGTTGGCCATTTTGACAGGGGTGAATACCAATACCTTGACGGCCAGCGATTTCGATTTTGTTGCCTAG
- the pip gene encoding prolyl aminopeptidase: MFELYPPIDPHYTHYLQVSERHTLYIEESGNPNGKPVVFLHGGPGGGTLPIYRQFFDPEQWRIILFDQRGCGKSRPHAELLENTTWHLVSDIERIRQHFGIERWVVFGGSWGSTLALAYAQTHPERCIGLILRGIFTLRPEEIQWFYQSGASYLFPDAWETYLAPIPPEERDDLLSAYYRRLTHADAAVQLEAARAWSIWEASTSKLIPDPSLIEKFGKDAFATAFARIECHYFINNGFFESPDQLLKDVERLRSIPGVIVQGRYDVVCPAKTAWELHQAWPEADFILVPDAGHSATEAGIIDALVTATNRFATL, translated from the coding sequence ATGTTTGAACTATATCCGCCCATTGACCCGCATTACACCCACTATCTCCAGGTTTCTGAACGACATACCCTGTACATTGAAGAGTCTGGTAACCCTAACGGGAAACCCGTTGTATTTTTGCATGGCGGCCCTGGAGGCGGCACATTGCCAATCTATCGACAATTCTTTGACCCTGAACAGTGGCGCATTATTTTGTTTGATCAGCGGGGATGCGGGAAAAGTCGCCCCCATGCTGAACTCCTGGAAAATACAACCTGGCATTTAGTGTCAGATATCGAGCGCATTCGCCAGCACTTTGGAATTGAGCGGTGGGTTGTCTTTGGGGGCAGTTGGGGCAGCACCTTAGCACTTGCCTATGCCCAAACTCACCCCGAACGATGTATCGGGCTCATTTTACGGGGGATTTTCACCCTCCGCCCTGAGGAAATTCAATGGTTCTATCAGTCAGGGGCAAGTTACTTGTTCCCCGATGCTTGGGAAACGTATCTGGCCCCGATTCCTCCAGAAGAGCGGGATGATTTGCTATCAGCCTATTATCGCCGTCTGACGCACGCAGATGCAGCGGTGCAGTTAGAAGCGGCTCGGGCATGGTCCATTTGGGAGGCCAGCACCAGCAAACTCATTCCTGACCCTTCCCTGATTGAAAAGTTCGGGAAAGATGCCTTTGCCACAGCGTTTGCTCGGATTGAGTGCCACTACTTTATTAACAACGGCTTCTTTGAAAGCCCCGATCAGCTTTTAAAAGATGTAGAGCGGCTGCGATCGATTCCAGGGGTGATTGTTCAGGGACGCTATGACGTGGTGTGTCCGGCAAAAACTGCATGGGAGCTGCATCAAGCCTGGCCAGAAGCAGACTTTATTTTGGTGCCTGATGCGGGGCACTCGGCCACTGAGGCTGGAATTATTGACGCCCTAGTCACCGCAACCAATCGCTTTGCCACGCTCTGA
- a CDS encoding helix-turn-helix domain-containing protein: MVYTVKDGCIQCDNCRPQCPNGAIKTEADGVNYWIDPTLCNGCADVAIPRCVDACSIGALTPLKAKKGRCKSTLLPAAILDIFLNGKTNPFASSMVMWESCNVLAQRQALPWQPDTDGNLCYVRPVHRGRGEMRFRLAVNPEASVSEPMTLEEGAIALGFFDIRAACIHLIFAAYAATADCPWEEEFVLNDQHIEQYLGLDKRKDLTKLDKLTLIKDLVYQACHLLVSLDWPRQGKVQPFSLAEHSVWQLLNTQYYFETDSQGYRHLIGLSFTVRAGIWAKHFLNKQDYRRQTAFYQYGILPQSLLFEVMSNWQQHEGAMRLLLWLLFKLRLGGDDRVTIRTLLRIAYGEARLVQATTLRGAHKRLLKTFESDLETIHYYGLKPIFDPETYPPDIQPLWAKVAQIPDDADDALEFWANDANLDLSLTDTAPRDKWQRLLNARLLGFELSDEWQPTVRRTPPKRRRRQSSSKDVTNQTEQLSSSEIKAARKRHNLTQRALADRLGKSQSWIRDIEKGRFSVSPEDQAQLRRTLDI, translated from the coding sequence ATGGTGTACACCGTCAAAGATGGCTGCATTCAGTGCGATAACTGTCGCCCTCAATGCCCCAACGGAGCAATTAAAACTGAAGCTGATGGAGTCAACTATTGGATTGACCCTACCCTGTGCAATGGGTGTGCAGATGTAGCGATTCCTCGATGTGTTGATGCCTGTTCGATTGGGGCGCTGACGCCCCTGAAAGCTAAAAAAGGTCGTTGTAAAAGTACGCTGTTGCCAGCGGCAATTCTAGACATTTTTCTCAACGGCAAAACGAACCCCTTTGCCTCTTCTATGGTGATGTGGGAATCGTGTAATGTTCTTGCCCAGCGCCAGGCGCTTCCCTGGCAGCCAGATACAGATGGCAATCTCTGCTACGTCCGCCCCGTGCATCGTGGACGGGGCGAAATGCGGTTTCGCCTCGCAGTTAACCCAGAAGCCTCGGTGTCTGAACCCATGACCCTGGAGGAAGGTGCCATAGCTCTAGGGTTCTTCGATATTCGTGCCGCCTGTATCCACCTTATTTTTGCTGCCTATGCGGCCACTGCCGATTGTCCCTGGGAGGAAGAGTTTGTTCTCAATGATCAGCATATTGAACAGTACTTAGGGCTCGATAAGCGCAAAGATCTGACCAAGCTCGATAAACTTACTCTGATTAAGGATCTGGTGTATCAGGCCTGTCATCTGCTGGTTAGTCTTGACTGGCCTCGTCAGGGTAAGGTGCAACCCTTTAGCCTGGCCGAGCATTCGGTTTGGCAGTTGCTCAATACCCAGTACTACTTCGAAACAGACAGCCAGGGCTATCGCCATCTGATTGGTCTGAGCTTCACTGTCCGAGCTGGGATTTGGGCTAAGCACTTTCTGAACAAGCAAGATTACCGCCGACAAACGGCCTTTTATCAGTACGGAATCCTGCCCCAATCGCTGTTGTTCGAAGTGATGAGCAACTGGCAGCAGCATGAAGGGGCCATGCGCCTGCTTTTGTGGCTCTTGTTTAAGTTACGGCTGGGGGGCGACGATCGCGTCACCATTCGTACACTGCTACGCATTGCCTATGGAGAGGCGCGCTTGGTTCAGGCAACCACCCTACGGGGTGCCCACAAGCGCTTGCTCAAAACTTTTGAGAGTGATTTAGAAACGATTCACTACTACGGATTGAAACCGATTTTTGATCCAGAAACCTACCCACCTGATATTCAACCGCTGTGGGCGAAGGTGGCTCAAATTCCAGATGATGCCGACGATGCTTTAGAGTTTTGGGCAAATGATGCCAACCTAGATTTAAGCCTGACAGATACCGCCCCTCGGGATAAATGGCAGCGTCTGCTCAATGCTCGCTTGTTAGGGTTTGAGCTGTCTGACGAATGGCAGCCAACCGTCCGCCGCACGCCGCCTAAGCGCCGCCGCCGTCAATCGTCGTCCAAAGACGTTACGAACCAGACAGAGCAACTTTCTAGCAGCGAGATCAAAGCTGCCCGCAAACGCCATAACCTGACCCAGCGTGCCCTTGCCGATCGCCTCGGCAAAAGCCAAAGCTGGATTCGCGATATTGAAAAAGGTCGGTTTAGTGTTAGCCCTGAAGATCAGGCTCAGCTGCGCAGAACCCTGGATATTTGA
- a CDS encoding gamma-glutamylcyclotransferase, protein MLTCNAHLKAPPTLAPPSAMNPAESYFYYFAYGSCMCPVDLKRSLGENTHPYIVGAATLKGYRLGFRYRCPKRNGGALDILPTSNGEIYGVLYRLPWRLSANLDAREGVHLNRYRHEFVTVKSEGRHYLKVRTYVVVKKTSVEIPPDDWYFNVVLRGAVTCQLPEPYCWQLFEHMRSLQMACA, encoded by the coding sequence ATGCTAACGTGTAACGCCCACTTAAAAGCCCCGCCGACCTTAGCCCCACCATCGGCGATGAATCCGGCAGAGTCCTATTTCTACTACTTTGCCTATGGCTCCTGCATGTGCCCGGTCGATTTGAAACGCTCTTTAGGAGAAAACACCCATCCTTACATCGTGGGCGCTGCCACGCTTAAGGGGTATCGTTTGGGGTTTCGCTACCGCTGTCCTAAGCGCAATGGGGGTGCCCTCGACATTCTGCCGACCTCAAACGGAGAGATCTATGGCGTGCTTTATCGGTTGCCCTGGCGCCTGAGTGCTAACCTCGATGCCCGAGAAGGGGTACATCTGAATCGCTATCGCCACGAGTTTGTCACTGTCAAGAGCGAGGGCAGGCATTACTTAAAAGTTCGAACCTATGTGGTTGTGAAGAAAACGTCGGTAGAAATTCCCCCGGATGATTGGTATTTCAATGTGGTGCTGAGAGGTGCTGTTACCTGTCAGCTCCCCGAACCTTACTGCTGGCAATTGTTTGAACATATGCGCAGTCTACAAATGGCTTGCGCCTAA
- the nifT gene encoding putative nitrogen fixation protein NifT yields MKITLHTDHAGKLMVYVPKKDLEEEVVGQTQADDTHIFTLSNGWELSVAGLGDSIKTPKTVQAKRLN; encoded by the coding sequence ATGAAAATTACCCTTCACACTGACCACGCTGGCAAGTTAATGGTCTACGTGCCCAAAAAAGACCTGGAAGAAGAAGTGGTGGGCCAAACCCAGGCAGATGACACCCACATTTTTACCCTATCCAACGGCTGGGAATTGTCTGTCGCTGGGCTCGGCGATTCCATTAAAACCCCCAAAACAGTACAGGCCAAACGCCTAAATTAG